GAGAAAACATGACCGACATGGCTGCCGTCGTACCAGTAGAGCTGGCCACCCCAGCGCTTGTGTAGCGCGTCGGTGGGTGCGCGCATCGCCATACGGTCATGCCACGCGCCGACGATCAGCCGTCGTTCCGGCGGTGGCGCGGGGTCGACCGCAAGCGGGTCGATCACCGAGGTCAGCTTCCCCACCACCGGCGACTCCAGCAGTTCCCGAAATTCGGTCCGCGACGAGCCCCAGCGACCGAGGTGCTGCGCGATCATGGCGTTGAGACCGAGGATCGGCGTGTACAGACCCACCGCATCGACGTCGCGTTCGAGATGCGATACCAGGGCCGCGACCGGGGTTCCCATCGAAATCCCGCACACCACAACCGCACTGGCCTGTGCAGACACCCACTTCGTGACCGCCCTGATCTCCGACACCGAGCGCATCATGCCGGCCACATTGCCGAGCGGATCCATGTCCGGGTAGGCCGGCCACTCCTGCCGCCGGCAACCATGGCCGGGCTGCACCGGCATCGCGACGTTGAACCCCAGCTGGCGATGGATGCGCCCGATCCGGGTCAACAGCAGATCCTCGACGCCACCCTGACCCGCGCCATGCACCCAGATCAGCCACGGTCGCGGCCCCTCGGTGTGCCGGCACAGGTGTACGACGGCGTTGACCGGGCGGCCCAGCCCCTCGGCGGCCAACGCCCGCGGCAACGCCGGGTCGTGTTCGAAAGTCAGCCGCTCGAATGACAATCCGGCAATCCGCTTGCGTTCGATCGTCTTCGGCTGAAGCGGAGCCGGATCGGCGTGCGCCCCGTCGATGCCCATGGCCGACAATTCCTCGGCCGCCTCCCGACACTCGTCTGCCGACCGGATGCCTGCCGGCGTCCCGCCGAGCAACGAAAAGCCGGCCAGCACAAGCTCGTCCAACATGACCTCACCGAATTGACGCACACCGCGTGGCGTAGCCGGATTCCATCCGGTCGACGCGTTCAGCCCAGCCACCGTGCGCGGGATCAGCAGGCCCAGTTCGCGCGTCGCGGTCAAGCCGAGCGTCGCCAATGACATGTCGCCCACCTATACCGTGGCGTCACCGGTGATCTGCTGAATGGTCCGGGTCAGGTGCAGCGTCTTGATCCGCCAAGCGCCGTCGCGCTTCTCGTAAGTCTCGTGATAATGGCCCGCGCCGTGCAGCTCGTTGCCGTTGGCGAAGACGATCCAATCTTCCATGGCCCAGATGCCGGTGGCCGTCTCGTGCGAGGTCAGGGTGATCTCCGGCGTGTGGCAGTGGTGCATCGTCGCGGCGCCCTCGAGGCTGCCGAGCACCATCGGGACGAATGTGTCGGCGCCCTCGACGGGTGGCCCGGTCATCGGATCGGCCCCACCGGTGGACACCGCCATGTCCAACAGAACGACCACGTCGTCGCTGAAAACACTGCGCCATCCGGCTTCGTCCTTCGCGTCGAGAAAGCGGCAGTAGCGGGCTTTCAACTGTCGGATTGCTTCGAGCTCGTCCGCCACGTGCAGATACCTCCTGGACCTGAAGACATTACTGTAACGTACTTAGTATCTCCGCGATGACGCCACGAGGCACCATCGTGACACTCCCGCTCAGGCTTGAGGAGCCGTCGTGACCGACACCGCGCCCACCGCCCGCGGTGGATTCCCAGAAGTCAGGCCGGTCGAGGACGCGCCCGAGGAGCTCGGCCGATTCGTGACAGCGCTGCGCCGACTGCATGACCTGACGGTCTCCACCGATCCCGGGGGCGCTCTGTGGGCCGAAGCGGCGTCCCATCTCGAGAGTGCCTGCGCACTCCTGGATGGGCATCAGGTCCCCGAGACCAAAGCCGTCGCCGGCCGTGTGCTGACGATTCCCGGGCTGGCTCATCCGCTGATGCCGCCGTGGACGGTGGACGAGGCCGGCGCCGACGGCGTGACCATGGCCGGCCACTTCACCGAGGCGCATGTCGGTGGCAATCGTGCGGTACACGGCGGCATCATCCCGCTGCTTTACGACTGGCTACTCGGCATGACGGTGACCGCTGCGGGAATCTTCCTCACCAGGACGGCATACCTCCACGTCGACTATCGCAAGATCACCCCGATCGACGAGCCACTAGTGGCTCGGGGCGAGATCCGCGACATCGACGGCCGCAAGGTTTTCATAGAGGCTACTATGACCTCGGCCGACGGCGCGGTACTCAGCGAAGCCAGCGGCCTGATGGTCCGCTTGCTTCCGCACCAGCCGTGAGGTCGAAATGCCCGACACTGCAGTCGAATTCACCGTCCCCGCCGTCACGGCCGCCGTCGCGGCGACAATTCCGGACCGCGAGCTGATCGTCCAGGGGGACCACCGCTTCACCTACGCCGAGGTGGTGGACCGGTCGCGGCGGCTCGCCGCCTACCTGCACTCGCGTGGGCTCGGCTTTCACACCGAGCGGTCGGCGCTCGACGGCCACCAGGTGGGCCAGGATCTCGTCGGCCTGTACGCCTATAACGGCAACGAGTTCGTCGAGTCGCTGCTCGGCGCGTTCGCCGCGCGGGTGGCGCCCTTCAACGTGAACTTCCGCTACGTCAAGAGCGAGTTGCAGTATCTGCTCGCCGATTCCGGCGCGACGGCGTTGATCTATCACAGCGCGTTCGCTCCCCGGGTTGCCGAGGTATTGCCGGATCTTCCACAGCTGCGAGTGCTGATCCAGATCGCCGACGACTCCGGCAACGATCTGCTCGACGGCGCCGTGGACTACGAGATCGCGATCAACTCGCAATGCCCGGCGCCTGCCGTCGAGCACTCCCCCGACGACCTCTACGTCCTGTACACCGGCGGCACCACCGGGATGCCCAAAGGCGTGCTGTGGCGCCAACACGACATCTTCATGACGTCATTCGGCGGCCGCAATCTCATGACCGGCGAGCCAACGCATTCACTCGAAGAGATCGTGGCGCGGCTGGATGCAAGCACTCCCACTAAATTGATGATCTTGCCGCCGCTGATTCACGGCGCCGCGCAGTGGAGTGTCATGACGGCGATCACGACCGGCCAGACCGTCGTGTTCCCTTCTGTCGTAGATCATTTGGACGCAGACGACGTGGTGCGAACCATCGAACGCGAGAAGGTCATGACCGTCACCGTTGTGGGCGACGCAATGGCGCGGCCGTTGGTCGCCGCCATCGAGAAGGCGCGCCAAGACGGGGCAGCCGACGTGTCGTCGCTGGCAGTGGTGGCCAACGGAGGTGCGCTTCTGACGCCCTACGTCAAGCAGCGGCTGATCGAAGTGCTGCCCAATGCCCTCGTCGTCGACGGTGTCGGCTCGTCGGAGACCGGCGCGCAGATGCATCACATGTCGACGTCGGGAACGGTGTCCACGGGCGTGTTCAATGCCGGCCCGGACACCTTCGTCGCCGCGGACGACCTGGGCTCGTTGCTGCAGCCGGGTCACGACGGCATGGGCTGGCTAGCCCAAAAAGGTTACGTGCCACTGGGCTACAAGGGTGACGCGGCCAAGACGGCCGCGACCTTCCCGGTGATCGATGGCGTGCGGTACGCGGTTCCGGGCGACCGGGCACGAGTTCTGGCCGACGGCCGGGTCGAACTGCTGGGCCGCGATTCGGTCACGATCAACTCCGGCGGCGAGAAGATCTTCGTCGAAGAGGTCGAGACGGCGATCGCATCCCATCCCGCCGTGACCGACGTGGTGGTCACCGGACGTCCGAGCGAACGGTGGGGTCAGGAAGTCGTCGCCGTCGTCGCACTGGCCGACGGCGCGCACGCCGAGGCTAGCGAGCTTATCGACCACGCCGCCCAGACTTTGGCCCGCTACAAGCTGCCGAAGGCGATCGTTTTCCGGACCACGATCGAGCGCAGCCCGGCAGGCAAGGCCGACTACCGGTGGGCGCGCGAGCAAGCGGTGAGCGAGGCTTAACCCAGCGACACCGGCAAATGCTTGAGCCCGTGCAGTCCGATGATGTTGTTGTAGGTCGGCTCGCCGGCGAGGCTCAACTGCGGGAAGCGCTCGAACAGCGCCTGCAGGCCGATCTGAACCTCCATCCGGCCGAGGGCGGCGCCCAGGCAGGTATGCACACCGGTTCCGAAGGTGAGGTGGTCGCGGGCGTTCGCGCGGGTGGTGTCGAAGGCGCCCGGTTCGTCGAAGACAGCTGGGTCTCGGTTGGCGCCGCCGTACATGATGAATACCGCCTCGCCCGCCCGGATCGAATAACCCCCGATCTCAACGTCTTCCGCCGCAACCCGGGGTACGACTTGAACCGGCGTGTCATAACGCAGGATTTCCTCGACCGCGTTGGGCCATCCGTTGGGATTCGCGCACAGCGCGGCAAGCTGATCCGGATGACGAACCAGAGCAATGACGGCCTTGCCCAAGATGTGGGTCGTGGTGATGAACCCGGCGCCGAACAGCAACGCCACAAGCATGGTCAGTTCGTCGTCGGTCAGATCGCCGTGGCGGATGACGTCGGACAGGATGCTATCGCCGTCGCTGCCCCGTAGCCGCTCGACGTGCTTTCCCACATACCCTTCGAATTCGCGCAAGATAGTGATGCCGGACCGGAAATCGCGCCACGATGGGCCGACGATGCCAAGCAAATTCGTGGCGGTCTCGGCTACGTGTAGAAGATAGGGCGTGTCGTCGCGTGGCATCCCCATCAACTCGGCGATCACTGCCATCGGGATCTGGGAGGCGTACTCGGCGACCAGATCGCACTGTTCCCTGCCGTCCAGCTCGTCGAGCAGCCCGTGAGCAAGATCGTGAATGCGCGTGCGAAGTCGATCCAGCGCCCGCGGCGTGAATGCCCGCGTGACGGGTTTGCGTAGCCGGGCATGCTCGGGCGGATCGGTGACCAGCATCGACGGTGGTTCGATCGGATTCATCACGTCCGGGTCGCTTTTGGCAAGGATCCATTCGCCGAGCCGAAACGGCGACCGATCGTTGGGTTTTGCGGTCCTGATCCGGCTGTCGCGCAGCAGCTCGCGCAGAATCTGCGCGTCGACACTCACCCAGCCGGCTCCCGGTATGCGCGACATCCGTCCCCGCGCGCGAATCTGCTCGATCAGCGGATAAATATCGTCGACCGGCTTGCTGTCGATCGTCAGTAACCTTGCCAGCGGATCACCCTGCCTTGCCAGCAGTTTGAGCATTACCCGCGGCAGCCCATAGCCTGTCGCCCAATGCGTCCAGTCCCGGACCGCCAGGCCCATGCGTCCCACACTCCCCGTCGTTCGACTGGGCATGAGCCTAATGGGACGCCGCCGATGCTTCGCGCTCGTCGCCCATACTTAAATACATGAAGGTGTTCGCGGGACAGCACGTGTCCCATTGGGATTTCCCGCGCAGCACGGTCAGCGTCGCGTTGATGGCCGAATTCGGTTGCGAGCGCGGGCTTGCGGTCGCAGACATTCTGTGTGACTCAGGACTGGCTGAGCCCGACTTACGCAACCCCAATCTGACGATCGTGGGCCGCCAGGAACTGGCGGTCGCGACCAATCTGGTCGAGCTAATGGGCGGCGACACCGGCGCGGCCGACCTGGGCATCGAGCTTGGCAGCCGCTACCACGTCGGGTCACTCGGGATCTTCGGCTTCGCGTGCCTGACCAGCTCCACGCTGGGCGACGCGGTGCGGTTCGCCGCCCGTTTTTACGAGCTCAGTTACGGGTTCTGCCTGCCGAGCGTGGTCGTCGACGCGGAAATCGCCGCGTTGCGGCTCGAGCTGCCTGACCTGTCCGGTCCCGTCGCCGACTTCCTGGTGCGCCGGGATCTAGCCGCCATCGCCACTGTCATGGCGGGGTTGTTGGGCGCTCCAGTCCCAGTGTTGTCGATCGAATTCGCCGGTGCCGCACCCTCATCGGGCGACTCAGCGGCCCGGGAAATGTTTGGTGCGGCGCCGCGTTATAACGCGCCGATCAACGCGGCGAGCTTTCCGGCCGAGATGCTAGACATCCGGCTGCCTCAGGCCAGCGAGATGACGGTTGCGACATGCAAGCAGCAGTGCCAGGAGTTGCTGGAACGTCGTCGGGCGCGCACGGGCGTCGCCCGTCAGGTGCGCGACCTGCTGGCCTCGATCGATGGTGAACCCCACCTGATCGCCGACGTTGCCCGACACCTGGCAATGAGCGAGCGAACGCTGCGGCGGCGTCTGGCCGAGGAGAATACGACGTTTCGCGACCTCGTCGAGGAGGTGCACCGGGTGCTGGCCGAAGAGATGTTGGCAACAGGAGCGCTGTCGGTCGAAGACGTGGCGCTGCGACTCGGTTATGCGGAGTCGACCAGTTTCATCGCCGCATTCAAACGATGGACGGGCACTACCCCGGCCCGCTATCAGCGTTCGACGGCACCGCCGGGGCGACTCGCCGTGTAACAACCGCTGTCAACCGTGGCCGGAATTATGGATTTACCGACCGCAATCGGCTCCTCAGACTCCGGCGCCGCTCCTAACGTCGACAGCATGACCTCGACCTATCGCCCCCGCGTCCTCGTCATCGGAGCCGGTTTCGGGGGTCTGGCTGCCGCCCACGAGCTGTCTAAGGACGGCCGCGCCGACGTCTTGGTGCTGGAGAAGGCCGGCGACATCGGCGGCGTCTGGCGGGAGAACACCTATCCCGGCGCGGCCTGCGACGTCCCGTCAAACCTGTACTCGTACTCCTTCGCGCCGAAGACCGATTGGGGACGGCGATATGCCGAGCAAACCGACATTCTGGGCTACATTCACGACACCGCCGAGCGCCTCGGCCTGCGCAAGTTGGTGCGGACGGGCGTCGAGGTCACCTCGGCCCGCTTCGACGACACCAGCGGAAGCTGGCGGGTGACCACGTCGCACGGTGAGGTATTCGAGGCCGACGTCCTGGTGCCCGCGACGGGTCAGCTGTCGCGGCCGTCACTGCCGTCGATCCCCGGTCTCGACAGCTTCGCGGGCCCCTCCTTCCATTCGGCCCAGTGGCGGCATGATCTCGACCTGACCGGCAAGCGTGTCGCGGTACTAGGCACCGGCGCGTCGGCGATTCAGTTCGTCCCGCGCATCCGCCGGCTTGCCAAACACGTCACAGTCTTTCAGCGCTCCGCGCCATACGTCGTCCCGAAGCCGGACCGCGGCTACACGCGGATACACCACGAAGCGTTTCGCAAGATGCCCGGTTTTGCCGCGGCTATGCGCGGGCTGATCTGGCAGATCACCGAGTTCTTCAGCCTGGCGCTGACCAAGGCTCCGATGCTGGCCCGGCTGGTCGGCCTGCTCGCATCGGCGAACCTGAAGTGGCACATCAAGGATCCGGCGTTGCGGGCCAAACTCACGCCCGATTACGCGATCGGCTGCAAGCGCGTCCTGTTCAGCAGTGACTGGTACCCGGCACTGGCCTGCGACAACGTCGAGGTCGAGACCGACGCGATCAGCGCGGTGACGCCCACCGGCGTCCAGACCGCAGACGGCCGGCTCCACGATGTAGACGTCATTATTTACGGCACCGGATTCAAGGCCACCGAGTTCCTCACGCCCATAGAGGTTTTCGGCCGCGGTGGACGAGACCTGCACAAGCAGTGGGCCGACGGAGCCCGGGCTCATCTCGGGATGACCGTTCCCGGGTTCCCGAACATGTTCCTGATCTACGGACCGAACACCAACCTCGGCAGCAGTTCGATCATCCTGATGATGGAACAGCAGGCCCGCTACATCCGCCAGGTGATGGACGAGTTGATCCGCGTCGGCGGGACGCACGCGTTTGAGGTGCGGCAGGCCGTCGAGCAGGCGTACGACGCCGACGTGCAATCGCGCCTCGACAAGGGGGTGTGGACCACCTGTGATTCCTGGTACCGCACCGATTCCGGGCGCGTGACCACCAACTGGCCCGGGCTGGTTCACGAATATCAGCGCCGGACAGAGCGAGTCACCTTCTCTGACTTCATCGAAATCGAGCGCGCAGCCGTCACACGAGAGGACATTCACGCATGACGCGGTTCGACTACGACGTCCTAGTGATCGGATCTGGTTTCGGTGGCAGCGTCACCGCACTTCGACTGAGCGAAAAGGGTTATCGCGTCGGGGTTCTCGAGGCGGGCCGACGATTCCGCGACCGAGACTTCGCGAAGAACAGCTGGCACGTGCGCGACTACCTGTTCAGGCCCTCCATTGGTTGTTACGGCATTCAGCGGATCGATCTGTTGTCCGATGCCGTCGTGCTCAGTGGCGCCGGTGTCGGCGGCGGATCGCTGGTCTACGCCAACACACTCTACGAACCCGGCGACTCCTTTTATGCCGACCCCCGCTGGAGCGCGATCACCGACTGGAAGGAGGAGCTCGGCCCCTGTTACGACCAGGCGAAGCGGATGCTCGGTGTCGAGACCTATCCACGGACGACACCGTCGGACAAGGTCATGCTGCAGATTGCCACCGACCTTGGGGTCGCGCACTCCTTCCACGCCACTCGCGTCGGCGTCTGCTTCAGCGGCGCCGACGGAAAGCTGGCCGCACCTGGTACTTCAGTCGGCGACCCCTATTTCGGCGGAGCCGGACCCGACCGCAACGCATGTAGACACTGTGGTGAGTGCATGACCGGCTGCCGGCACAACGCCAAGAACACGTTGGTCAAGAACTACCTGTACCTCGCTGAGAAACTCGGCGCACAAGTACAGCCCTTGACCACCGTCGTCGACGTCGTGCCGCGTTCCCGCGGTGGATACGACGTGGTGACCGTGCGCACCGGTGCGAAGATCCGCCGACGGCAGCGCACCATCACCGCCGAACAGGTGGTGTTCT
This genomic stretch from Mycobacterium paraterrae harbors:
- a CDS encoding AraC family transcriptional regulator → MKVFAGQHVSHWDFPRSTVSVALMAEFGCERGLAVADILCDSGLAEPDLRNPNLTIVGRQELAVATNLVELMGGDTGAADLGIELGSRYHVGSLGIFGFACLTSSTLGDAVRFAARFYELSYGFCLPSVVVDAEIAALRLELPDLSGPVADFLVRRDLAAIATVMAGLLGAPVPVLSIEFAGAAPSSGDSAAREMFGAAPRYNAPINAASFPAEMLDIRLPQASEMTVATCKQQCQELLERRRARTGVARQVRDLLASIDGEPHLIADVARHLAMSERTLRRRLAEENTTFRDLVEEVHRVLAEEMLATGALSVEDVALRLGYAESTSFIAAFKRWTGTTPARYQRSTAPPGRLAV
- a CDS encoding nuclear transport factor 2 family protein translates to MADELEAIRQLKARYCRFLDAKDEAGWRSVFSDDVVVLLDMAVSTGGADPMTGPPVEGADTFVPMVLGSLEGAATMHHCHTPEITLTSHETATGIWAMEDWIVFANGNELHGAGHYHETYEKRDGAWRIKTLHLTRTIQQITGDATV
- a CDS encoding flavin-containing monooxygenase; the encoded protein is MTSTYRPRVLVIGAGFGGLAAAHELSKDGRADVLVLEKAGDIGGVWRENTYPGAACDVPSNLYSYSFAPKTDWGRRYAEQTDILGYIHDTAERLGLRKLVRTGVEVTSARFDDTSGSWRVTTSHGEVFEADVLVPATGQLSRPSLPSIPGLDSFAGPSFHSAQWRHDLDLTGKRVAVLGTGASAIQFVPRIRRLAKHVTVFQRSAPYVVPKPDRGYTRIHHEAFRKMPGFAAAMRGLIWQITEFFSLALTKAPMLARLVGLLASANLKWHIKDPALRAKLTPDYAIGCKRVLFSSDWYPALACDNVEVETDAISAVTPTGVQTADGRLHDVDVIIYGTGFKATEFLTPIEVFGRGGRDLHKQWADGARAHLGMTVPGFPNMFLIYGPNTNLGSSSIILMMEQQARYIRQVMDELIRVGGTHAFEVRQAVEQAYDADVQSRLDKGVWTTCDSWYRTDSGRVTTNWPGLVHEYQRRTERVTFSDFIEIERAAVTREDIHA
- a CDS encoding cytochrome P450, with product MPSRTTGSVGRMGLAVRDWTHWATGYGLPRVMLKLLARQGDPLARLLTIDSKPVDDIYPLIEQIRARGRMSRIPGAGWVSVDAQILRELLRDSRIRTAKPNDRSPFRLGEWILAKSDPDVMNPIEPPSMLVTDPPEHARLRKPVTRAFTPRALDRLRTRIHDLAHGLLDELDGREQCDLVAEYASQIPMAVIAELMGMPRDDTPYLLHVAETATNLLGIVGPSWRDFRSGITILREFEGYVGKHVERLRGSDGDSILSDVIRHGDLTDDELTMLVALLFGAGFITTTHILGKAVIALVRHPDQLAALCANPNGWPNAVEEILRYDTPVQVVPRVAAEDVEIGGYSIRAGEAVFIMYGGANRDPAVFDEPGAFDTTRANARDHLTFGTGVHTCLGAALGRMEVQIGLQALFERFPQLSLAGEPTYNNIIGLHGLKHLPVSLG
- a CDS encoding acyl-CoA synthetase produces the protein MPDTAVEFTVPAVTAAVAATIPDRELIVQGDHRFTYAEVVDRSRRLAAYLHSRGLGFHTERSALDGHQVGQDLVGLYAYNGNEFVESLLGAFAARVAPFNVNFRYVKSELQYLLADSGATALIYHSAFAPRVAEVLPDLPQLRVLIQIADDSGNDLLDGAVDYEIAINSQCPAPAVEHSPDDLYVLYTGGTTGMPKGVLWRQHDIFMTSFGGRNLMTGEPTHSLEEIVARLDASTPTKLMILPPLIHGAAQWSVMTAITTGQTVVFPSVVDHLDADDVVRTIEREKVMTVTVVGDAMARPLVAAIEKARQDGAADVSSLAVVANGGALLTPYVKQRLIEVLPNALVVDGVGSSETGAQMHHMSTSGTVSTGVFNAGPDTFVAADDLGSLLQPGHDGMGWLAQKGYVPLGYKGDAAKTAATFPVIDGVRYAVPGDRARVLADGRVELLGRDSVTINSGGEKIFVEEVETAIASHPAVTDVVVTGRPSERWGQEVVAVVALADGAHAEASELIDHAAQTLARYKLPKAIVFRTTIERSPAGKADYRWAREQAVSEA
- a CDS encoding PHB depolymerase family esterase; protein product: MSLATLGLTATRELGLLIPRTVAGLNASTGWNPATPRGVRQFGEVMLDELVLAGFSLLGGTPAGIRSADECREAAEELSAMGIDGAHADPAPLQPKTIERKRIAGLSFERLTFEHDPALPRALAAEGLGRPVNAVVHLCRHTEGPRPWLIWVHGAGQGGVEDLLLTRIGRIHRQLGFNVAMPVQPGHGCRRQEWPAYPDMDPLGNVAGMMRSVSEIRAVTKWVSAQASAVVVCGISMGTPVAALVSHLERDVDAVGLYTPILGLNAMIAQHLGRWGSSRTEFRELLESPVVGKLTSVIDPLAVDPAPPPERRLIVGAWHDRMAMRAPTDALHKRWGGQLYWYDGSHVGHVFSRKVFGVTERFLCGVVA
- a CDS encoding PaaI family thioesterase, with protein sequence MTDTAPTARGGFPEVRPVEDAPEELGRFVTALRRLHDLTVSTDPGGALWAEAASHLESACALLDGHQVPETKAVAGRVLTIPGLAHPLMPPWTVDEAGADGVTMAGHFTEAHVGGNRAVHGGIIPLLYDWLLGMTVTAAGIFLTRTAYLHVDYRKITPIDEPLVARGEIRDIDGRKVFIEATMTSADGAVLSEASGLMVRLLPHQP